CCGCCCGCGGAGGCTCCAGGGGGCGCTGCGCACACGAAACCAACGCCGCGGCCAGGGCGCGGCTGTCGTCAGGCGGCCAAAGCGCGCCCAACGCGCCGTTGTTGGTCAGCACACGGAATGAAGGAATGTCGGTGACGATGGGCACGACGCCGCAGGCCAGGGCGTCCAACAGCGCGTACCCCGTGCTCTCATGATGACTGCCCTGCACGAAAAAATCGGCGCTGTTGTAGTAAGGCTCGATGTCCGCGCGCGGCAGGTTGCCCAGAAGTTCGACGGTTTCTCGCAGGGCCGGGCGTTGGGCGATGCGCGCCCGCACCGCCGGCAGCAGGTCGGCGAAACGAAAGGCCATGTAGAGCCGCGCCGTGGGCAAATGGGCCAACGCCAGCTCGAAACCATCCAGGATGGTCAGCGGGTCTTTGTTGGCGTCCAGGTTGCCGGCCCAGAACAGCACGGGATCGCCGGTCAGGCCGGTGATGGCACGCGCCTCTGCTCGCGGCCGCGTGCGAAAATCGCTCGTGCCTTCCATGATCTCGAAAACGGGTTGGGTAGGGTGGATGATGCCGGCCGCCTGCCAGGGTTGGGCCAGGGCCAGGGCTGTGAAGAGGAATCCGTCGCACGACCGCAGCGCCAGGCGCTGCGCCGCGCCGCGGGGACCTGTCCACGGGCGCTCGGCATGGTGCTGAACGACCAATGGGCAGGTGCGCGGTAAGCGTTGGCGCAAGGCCCAG
The window above is part of the Candidatus Amarolinea dominans genome. Proteins encoded here:
- a CDS encoding glycosyltransferase family 4 protein, with amino-acid sequence MTHLVIVNYACAPDLQNPDELLDRYFSLVSWADGLALAGAQVTVVQATALDAQRHRRGVTYLFVNDGLGPHPRAWQIPRRLHGAVTQARPDVVHVNGLLFPLQTWALRQRLPRTCPLVVQHHAERPWTGPRGAAQRLALRSCDGFLFTALALAQPWQAAGIIHPTQPVFEIMEGTSDFRTRPRAEARAITGLTGDPVLFWAGNLDANKDPLTILDGFELALAHLPTARLYMAFRFADLLPAVRARIAQRPALRETVELLGNLPRADIEPYYNSADFFVQGSHHESTGYALLDALACGVVPIVTDIPSFRVLTNNGALGALWPPDDSRALAAALVSCAQRPLEPPRAAVTDFFDAHLSIPAVGRQALNIYQSLRRRRAGRQPDGAR